ACCTGCTTTCAATCGGCTGCGTGTCCAACCGAAACAATAACAAACCGGTGTATGTTCTGATTCATTCTTTTGATATACCGGCACCTTGATGTCATCTTGACGAAAAACGTTTCGTTCATTAAAATAAACCACCGTACATTCGGATGTGCCGCAAAAGAAATAGGACAGACTGGTTTCCAACTGTTCCAGAGCATGCGGAACAAGCAGACTCTTTAATGTCAAGAGACCTACCGATTTGCCTCGCGACTTGCACTCCGGGCAATGTTCCGCAGAACGATTGGTATTGCTCACTTCGCAACATTCAGACATATGCATCCCTCCAAAAATCAGTTTTGATGAATAAGCACCATCCGGCTTTCATTGATTGATCATATTTCCCCTATAATTTCTCCGGTTTTGGAAATATCATATCCGCCCAAACCTTTTACTTCATCCCGAAACTCGGCAGATCGGATGACCGGCAGCAATGTCTGAAAATTTGATTTCTCCAAATCGTCCTTGTAAAAGACGAGATCATACCGCTCTTTCTTTAGAGGCACAAACTCTACTCCCGGAACCTGCAACGCCGCCTTTTCTGTTCCCAATCCGACGTCCGCAATTCCCCTGGCCACAGCGCTTGCCACCGCGATATGGCTCATTTCCTCATTCCCGTACCCTTTCATTAATCTGGAATCCAAATTTAAGTTTCGCAATTGTTCATCCAGGAGCACCCTGGTACCGGATCCTTTTTCCCGGTTTACGAAAGTTATATTTTCATCCATCAGGTCTTTCCAATCTCTAATGTCTTTTGGATTGCCGGGAGAAACATAAAATCCTTGGGTACGGT
The genomic region above belongs to Ferviditalea candida and contains:
- a CDS encoding putative iron-sulfur cluster-binding metallochaperone encodes the protein MSECCEVSNTNRSAEHCPECKSRGKSVGLLTLKSLLVPHALEQLETSLSYFFCGTSECTVVYFNERNVFRQDDIKVPVYQKNESEHTPVCYCFGWTRSRLKAGQTRDAIERIQMHIKAGRCGCEVHNPQGSCCLANVIQFVKTLNNES
- a CDS encoding substrate-binding domain-containing protein, whose product is GTANVTATHLWDGETEEYNIPYVRRLLPGQRAVIVNLVYRTQGFYVSPGNPKDIRDWKDLMDENITFVNREKGSGTRVLLDEQLRNLNLDSRLMKGYGNEEMSHIAVASAVARGIADVGLGTEKAALQVPGVEFVPLKKERYDLVFYKDDLEKSNFQTLLPVIRSAEFRDEVKGLGGYDISKTGEIIGEI